Proteins co-encoded in one Sulfurimonas sp. HSL1-2 genomic window:
- the ovoA gene encoding 5-histidylcysteine sulfoxide synthase, with protein MHRFHSYPVRLDGTDPKGTREAIRHDFLAAFSLFESLFDLLKDERVFYRHSEPTRHPMIFYFGHTATFYINKLVLAKVIDKRINPEFESLFAIGVDEMAWDDMDNARYHWPAVDAVRAYRDRVNALVLELIDTLPLQLPITQVSPWWVILMGIEHERIHIETSSVLHRQMPLELVKPSAAFRYCEEYGDAPENGMVTITGATVHLGKMKSDPYYGWDNEYGSAAETVADFRASRMLVSHGEYLAFVEAGGYENAAYWDEEGAAFLERSGVKHPPFWVLKEGGGYSLRLLDREIDLPMNWPVEVNCLEAQAFCRFKSAREKRHFRLPTEAEWVRMLEMSDVLDGERFDDAKANVNFNHFASSVPVDTFLQGDLYDVAGNVWQWTSTPIDGYEGFEPHPVYDDFSLPTFDGKHNLIKGGSWASTGNETLRHSRYAFRRHFYQHAGFRYVEADALTESMPGNIYETDSLVAQYCEFQYGPEYLGVKNFARSCAEYAIAFTASTPRKRALDLGCATGRAAFELARVFDDVTGVDFSARFIQVAAALKERGEIAYERVEEGDVTTRQIHTLEAFGLQEAARNVQFWQGDACNLKAHFVGYDLIMATNLIDRLYEPERFLGTVHERLNEKGILVLTSPYTWLEEYTQKPNWIGGYYDKEGKAVDGLTGLKAILSAHFELLESFDVPFVIRETARKYQHTLSQMSVWKKR; from the coding sequence TTGCACCGTTTTCACTCCTATCCGGTCAGACTGGACGGTACGGACCCGAAGGGGACGCGTGAGGCGATCCGTCATGATTTCCTAGCAGCTTTTTCACTTTTTGAATCCCTCTTCGACCTGTTGAAAGATGAGCGCGTCTTTTACCGCCACTCCGAACCGACCCGCCATCCTATGATCTTCTATTTCGGGCACACGGCAACTTTCTATATCAATAAACTCGTGCTCGCGAAAGTGATCGATAAGCGTATCAACCCGGAGTTTGAATCACTCTTCGCGATCGGCGTGGACGAGATGGCCTGGGACGATATGGACAATGCACGCTATCACTGGCCGGCTGTCGATGCGGTCCGGGCGTACCGTGACAGGGTCAATGCACTGGTGCTGGAGCTGATCGATACGCTTCCGCTGCAGCTGCCCATAACGCAGGTGAGCCCCTGGTGGGTCATCCTGATGGGGATTGAACACGAACGCATCCATATCGAAACGTCCAGCGTGCTGCACCGCCAGATGCCGCTGGAGTTGGTCAAACCGTCCGCCGCTTTTCGCTATTGCGAGGAGTACGGTGATGCACCGGAAAACGGCATGGTTACCATCACAGGCGCGACGGTCCATCTGGGCAAAATGAAATCGGACCCTTATTACGGCTGGGATAACGAATACGGAAGTGCAGCGGAAACCGTGGCGGATTTCCGGGCATCAAGGATGCTGGTCAGCCACGGGGAGTACCTCGCTTTCGTCGAAGCGGGCGGGTATGAAAATGCGGCATACTGGGACGAGGAGGGCGCGGCCTTCCTCGAACGCAGCGGTGTCAAACATCCCCCCTTCTGGGTATTAAAGGAAGGGGGCGGCTACAGCCTCCGGCTGCTCGACCGGGAGATCGATCTGCCGATGAACTGGCCGGTGGAGGTGAACTGCCTCGAGGCGCAGGCTTTCTGCCGTTTCAAAAGCGCGCGGGAGAAGCGCCATTTCCGTCTGCCGACCGAAGCCGAGTGGGTGAGGATGCTTGAAATGTCCGACGTGCTGGACGGCGAACGGTTTGACGATGCCAAGGCGAATGTCAATTTCAACCACTTCGCCTCCTCCGTTCCCGTCGACACCTTCTTGCAGGGCGATCTGTACGACGTCGCCGGGAACGTCTGGCAGTGGACGTCGACCCCCATTGACGGTTACGAAGGGTTCGAACCGCATCCGGTCTACGACGACTTTTCGCTGCCGACTTTCGATGGCAAGCACAACCTGATCAAGGGCGGATCGTGGGCCTCGACGGGGAACGAGACCCTGCGGCACTCCCGTTACGCCTTTCGCCGTCACTTCTACCAGCACGCGGGCTTTCGTTACGTCGAGGCCGACGCCCTGACCGAAAGCATGCCGGGGAATATCTATGAAACGGACAGCCTTGTGGCGCAGTACTGCGAATTCCAGTACGGGCCGGAATATTTAGGCGTGAAGAACTTTGCGCGCAGCTGCGCGGAGTACGCCATCGCTTTCACTGCTTCCACCCCCCGGAAACGGGCGCTGGATCTCGGATGTGCGACGGGACGTGCCGCTTTCGAACTGGCGCGGGTCTTCGACGACGTCACCGGGGTCGACTTCTCGGCCCGCTTCATCCAGGTCGCGGCGGCGCTGAAAGAACGGGGTGAGATCGCCTATGAAAGGGTAGAAGAGGGTGATGTGACGACCCGCCAGATCCACACGCTCGAAGCGTTCGGCCTGCAGGAAGCGGCTCGCAACGTGCAGTTCTGGCAGGGGGATGCCTGCAATCTCAAGGCGCATTTCGTCGGCTACGACCTGATCATGGCGACCAACCTGATCGACCGCCTCTATGAACCGGAGCGCTTTCTAGGCACGGTGCATGAACGGCTCAACGAAAAGGGAATCCTCGTGCTGACATCACCCTATACCTGGCTGGAAGAGTATACGCAAAAGCCGAACTGGATAGGCGGCTATTATGACAAGGAGGGGAAGGCGGTCGACGGGCTTACGGGGCTCAAAGCAATCCTCTCAGCGCATTTCGAGCTGCTGGAGAGCTTTGACGTTCCCTTCGTGATCCGCGAGACGGCGCGCAAATACCAGCATACGCTCTCGCAGATGAGCGTCTGGAAAAAACGCTAA
- a CDS encoding c-type cytochrome, producing MKKSLSALLGAALLLGTFSTAANADVKRGQKAYLKKCKRCHGNGTKGAAMKTQKEWADAFADDAALFKAWHKDDAKAMQYINSSRFGKDAPNLKDFLYEYGSDSGNVPSCG from the coding sequence ATGAAAAAATCACTATCGGCCCTGTTGGGCGCGGCGCTGCTTCTGGGTACCTTTTCGACAGCGGCGAATGCCGATGTCAAACGGGGGCAGAAAGCCTATTTGAAAAAGTGTAAACGCTGCCACGGCAACGGCACCAAAGGGGCCGCGATGAAGACCCAGAAAGAGTGGGCGGATGCGTTTGCGGATGATGCGGCGCTTTTTAAGGCGTGGCACAAAGATGACGCGAAAGCGATGCAGTACATCAACAGCAGCCGTTTCGGAAAAGATGCACCGAATCTCAAGGATTTCCTCTACGAATACGGTTCCGATTCCGGCAACGTTCCCTCCTGCGGCTGA
- a CDS encoding methylenetetrahydrofolate reductase, translating into MFDALEAKLKNGRYVSLETTPSHSASFAPVIDTLEALGLPERVDAFSTTDNPLAKLKYNALFAAALMQQRFGKPVLATMSMRDRNRIALQSDLLGANEAGVRAILALTGDPAKNSDQREAKGVFESDSTLLLDIIAAFNAGTDLEGKAFTVAPQPILPFAVVNSFARNPKSLYKKMAKKVEHGAQGIITQPVFDLDNAKVLLELMEDANRRHGTSAQLVLGLFPITKLRTAQFLDAHVPGIHVPPSWLEALGGAKDADDAYKIGFDLSKQLFDDIMALHPKVHLMMANQFEVAAELLA; encoded by the coding sequence GTGTTTGACGCACTGGAAGCAAAGCTAAAAAACGGACGCTATGTCAGTCTCGAGACGACACCGTCGCACTCCGCCTCCTTTGCCCCCGTCATCGACACGCTCGAAGCCCTCGGTCTGCCTGAACGGGTCGATGCGTTCAGCACGACCGACAACCCCCTGGCAAAACTGAAATACAACGCCCTCTTCGCCGCCGCACTTATGCAGCAGCGCTTCGGCAAACCGGTCCTGGCGACCATGAGCATGCGCGACCGCAACCGCATCGCCCTGCAAAGCGACCTGCTCGGCGCCAACGAGGCCGGCGTCCGCGCCATCCTGGCCCTCACCGGAGACCCGGCCAAGAACTCCGACCAGAGAGAGGCAAAAGGGGTGTTTGAAAGCGACAGCACGCTTCTGCTGGACATCATCGCCGCTTTTAATGCAGGCACCGACCTGGAAGGCAAAGCCTTCACCGTCGCCCCCCAGCCGATTCTCCCCTTTGCCGTCGTCAACTCCTTTGCCCGCAATCCCAAAAGCCTCTACAAGAAGATGGCCAAAAAAGTCGAGCACGGGGCGCAGGGCATCATCACGCAGCCGGTTTTCGACCTCGACAATGCGAAGGTTCTGCTCGAACTCATGGAGGACGCCAACAGGAGACACGGCACATCCGCCCAACTTGTCCTCGGGCTCTTCCCCATTACGAAACTGCGCACGGCCCAGTTCCTTGATGCCCATGTCCCGGGGATCCACGTCCCGCCCTCCTGGCTCGAAGCCCTCGGCGGCGCGAAGGATGCGGACGACGCCTACAAGATCGGCTTCGACCTAAGCAAGCAGCTCTTCGATGACATCATGGCCCTGCACCCGAAAGTGCACCTCATGATGGCCAACCAGTTCGAAGTCGCGGCCGAATTACTGGCTTAG
- a CDS encoding beta-ketoacyl-ACP synthase III — protein MYAAFRSIGAYVPERILTNADLEKMVDTSDEWITKRTGIKERHIAAENEFTSDMGAKAAAQAIERAGIAKEDIDLVICATISPDYFNMPSTATIISAKLGLPQVMAFDISAACTGFVYVVSMAKAFIESGMKKNVLVIGAEKLSAITDYTDRTTCILFGDGAGAAVISATENKAEAILDVHTGADGTYADLLMTPNGGTGSAHDALDAEAQTGCFMQMKGNETFKVAVRTLTNDVKAILAENNMSADDVKHFVPHQANYRIIKAVGDALNLRDEQVVLTVHKYGNTSGSSIPIAINDLYESGKLEKGDMMLLDAFGGGLTWGSALVPFAGPASV, from the coding sequence ATGTACGCAGCTTTTCGTTCCATCGGGGCATACGTCCCCGAACGCATTCTGACCAACGCCGATCTGGAAAAAATGGTCGATACGTCCGACGAGTGGATTACGAAGCGTACCGGTATCAAAGAGCGCCATATTGCAGCGGAGAACGAGTTTACCAGCGATATGGGTGCCAAAGCGGCTGCACAGGCGATTGAGCGTGCAGGGATTGCCAAAGAGGATATCGACCTCGTGATCTGTGCGACGATTTCGCCGGACTACTTCAACATGCCTTCAACCGCCACGATTATCTCGGCGAAACTGGGACTGCCGCAGGTGATGGCCTTCGATATCTCCGCGGCCTGTACAGGGTTCGTCTATGTCGTGAGCATGGCCAAGGCCTTTATCGAGTCGGGGATGAAGAAGAATGTGCTCGTCATCGGGGCGGAGAAACTCAGCGCCATCACCGACTACACGGACCGCACCACCTGTATCCTCTTCGGTGACGGTGCAGGCGCGGCGGTGATCAGTGCGACAGAGAACAAAGCCGAAGCGATCCTCGATGTACACACGGGGGCAGACGGCACCTACGCTGACCTGCTGATGACGCCGAACGGCGGAACAGGCTCTGCCCACGACGCCCTGGACGCGGAAGCCCAGACCGGCTGCTTCATGCAGATGAAAGGGAACGAGACCTTCAAGGTCGCTGTCCGCACCCTGACCAACGACGTCAAGGCGATCCTGGCCGAAAACAATATGAGTGCCGACGATGTCAAACACTTCGTACCGCACCAGGCGAACTACCGCATCATCAAAGCCGTCGGTGACGCCTTGAACCTGCGCGACGAGCAGGTCGTGCTGACGGTCCATAAATACGGCAATACGTCCGGATCATCCATTCCCATCGCGATCAACGACCTTTATGAGAGCGGCAAGCTTGAAAAAGGCGATATGATGCTGCTCGATGCCTTCGGCGGCGGACTGACATGGGGAAGCGCCCTGGTTCCGTTTGCGGGACCGGCATCCGTGTGA
- the rpsR gene encoding 30S ribosomal protein S18 → MAEKRKYKKRYCKYCEAKVDFIDYKDASSLKHSLSERYKIMPRRLTGNCKRHQDMVTIAIKRARSAAIIPYTISRKEVVVNPFEIIK, encoded by the coding sequence ATGGCAGAAAAACGCAAATATAAAAAACGTTATTGCAAATACTGTGAAGCGAAAGTCGACTTCATCGACTACAAAGACGCTTCTAGCCTCAAGCACTCACTCTCTGAGCGCTACAAAATCATGCCGCGCCGCCTGACAGGTAACTGCAAGCGCCACCAGGACATGGTTACGATCGCCATCAAGCGTGCACGCTCCGCAGCGATCATCCCGTACACAATTTCCCGCAAGGAAGTTGTCGTCAACCCGTTCGAAATTATCAAGTAA
- the plsX gene encoding phosphate acyltransferase PlsX — protein MKVKIAIDAMGGDFGPEPIVKGTIEALKHYRFEPILVGKKEEILPLIPGGFKDKISIVEAADVIAMSDAATDALKRKESSIFKAVELVRNGEADGVVSAGHSGATMSVATLRLGRLKHVLRPALVTLMPNKKKKRTVLLDVGANVDCKPEHLAQFAVMGSCYAHDMWAINLPTVGLLANGEEETKGNDVTKGAFQRLRTMEGFVGNVEGRDIFNGTVDVVVCDGFIGNLVLKSSEGVASTITHLIKDYIRKSPIAITGALLMRKVFKLLKKELDYAEVGGAPLIGVKGCAIVSHGKSNSKAIKNAIKQAIDFVDTGVNVHIERALDDAVNKG, from the coding sequence TTGAAGGTCAAAATCGCGATTGACGCGATGGGTGGGGACTTCGGTCCCGAGCCTATTGTCAAAGGAACGATTGAGGCACTGAAGCATTACCGTTTTGAGCCGATCCTTGTCGGAAAGAAAGAGGAGATTTTGCCTTTGATTCCGGGCGGGTTCAAAGACAAGATTTCGATTGTCGAAGCGGCGGATGTCATCGCGATGTCCGATGCGGCGACCGATGCGCTCAAGCGCAAAGAGAGCTCCATCTTCAAAGCGGTTGAACTCGTGCGCAACGGCGAGGCGGACGGTGTCGTTTCCGCCGGACACAGCGGGGCGACAATGTCCGTGGCGACCCTGCGCCTGGGACGCCTCAAGCATGTCCTGCGTCCGGCACTGGTCACCCTGATGCCGAACAAGAAGAAAAAGCGCACCGTGCTCCTGGACGTCGGCGCCAATGTCGACTGCAAACCTGAGCACCTGGCGCAGTTTGCCGTGATGGGAAGCTGTTACGCACACGATATGTGGGCGATCAACCTTCCGACCGTCGGTCTGCTGGCCAACGGCGAGGAGGAGACCAAGGGCAACGACGTCACCAAGGGCGCTTTCCAGCGCCTTCGGACGATGGAAGGGTTCGTCGGCAACGTCGAGGGACGCGATATCTTCAACGGTACCGTTGACGTTGTCGTATGCGACGGTTTTATCGGGAACCTCGTTCTCAAATCTTCCGAGGGGGTCGCCAGTACGATTACCCACCTGATCAAGGACTATATCCGCAAATCCCCCATCGCGATTACGGGGGCGCTGCTGATGCGCAAGGTCTTCAAGCTCCTGAAAAAGGAGCTCGATTACGCCGAAGTCGGCGGGGCGCCGCTGATCGGGGTCAAGGGGTGTGCGATCGTCAGCCACGGCAAAAGCAACTCCAAAGCGATTAAAAACGCGATCAAACAGGCGATCGACTTTGTCGACACAGGCGTCAACGTTCATATTGAACGGGCCCTGGATGACGCCGTCAACAAAGGATAA
- the rpsF gene encoding 30S ribosomal protein S6 — translation MRHYENLVIVKPTLTEEEIKNSIAAIEEVITENGGQIVARDEMGMRKMAYPIEKSPRGYFHVVYYTIEPSAIAEIERRFRINEELLRFVTIKYDSKREVKAWNDMVEKTKQPAKTEESSESAAS, via the coding sequence ATGAGACATTACGAAAACCTTGTCATCGTCAAACCGACCCTGACAGAAGAAGAGATCAAAAACAGCATCGCTGCGATCGAAGAAGTCATCACTGAAAACGGTGGCCAAATCGTAGCACGCGACGAGATGGGTATGCGCAAAATGGCCTACCCGATTGAAAAAAGCCCGCGTGGTTACTTCCACGTTGTCTATTATACGATCGAGCCGTCTGCGATCGCGGAGATCGAACGCCGCTTCCGCATCAACGAGGAACTCCTCCGTTTCGTCACGATCAAATACGATTCCAAGCGCGAAGTCAAAGCATGGAACGATATGGTCGAGAAGACAAAACAGCCGGCAAAAACCGAAGAGAGCAGCGAGAGCGCCGCTTCTTAA
- a CDS encoding ankyrin repeat domain-containing protein, translating into MPFMERLHSAMLLGTHLYDPTAGEIIEHKSEAFFNAIRSDDKATLLSMIEEGFDVDYHAFGHRPPLMMAVMFQRTRIVESLLLHGANPNLADRELETPLHVAVKLGDPEIVLQLLQYGARPHTENSEGVTPTAIAKAQKSKTLLSLLEEVRPVFDLPAEPDLFDLASNGNLYAIVNAEATPMELSRRDAQNRTLLHHAVFGNNPKLVTYLLNKGLFIDAGDLHGITPVIIAASHPKFVRLLEKLLLRYPTLEHRTDNHATALTIALRNGNPDGAAALIRHGANILTHDGLHTPLTLVHRGIETYPEIADSYRRLFRVMLDRGAHTDIPTNRAGWTPLFHTVARRQDEGIKKHLRLLMQLGSDVNYTDKNGRTALMVAASMGRQSAVEVLISNYADIDRIDHYGWSALMLAVYYNHIDVCRFLCECGCDVNRISPQGMSAMRIAQKHQRRRIVELLQEYGAIEINSDEASE; encoded by the coding sequence ATGCCCTTTATGGAGCGTCTGCACAGTGCCATGCTTTTGGGGACGCATCTCTACGACCCCACTGCCGGAGAGATCATCGAGCACAAGAGCGAGGCTTTTTTCAATGCCATCCGCAGCGACGACAAAGCCACCCTGCTGTCCATGATCGAAGAGGGGTTCGATGTCGACTACCATGCGTTCGGCCACCGTCCGCCCCTGATGATGGCCGTCATGTTCCAGCGTACACGGATCGTCGAGTCTCTCCTGCTGCACGGTGCCAACCCCAACCTCGCGGACCGTGAGCTTGAGACCCCCCTGCATGTCGCCGTCAAGCTCGGCGATCCGGAAATCGTATTGCAGCTGCTGCAGTACGGTGCCCGTCCGCACACGGAAAACAGTGAAGGCGTCACCCCGACAGCGATCGCCAAGGCCCAGAAAAGCAAAACGCTTCTCTCCCTGCTTGAAGAGGTGCGCCCGGTTTTCGACCTCCCGGCGGAACCGGACCTCTTTGACCTGGCCTCCAACGGCAACCTTTACGCCATCGTCAATGCCGAGGCCACACCGATGGAACTCTCCAGACGCGATGCCCAAAACCGGACCCTGCTGCACCACGCCGTCTTCGGGAATAACCCGAAACTGGTCACCTACCTGCTCAACAAGGGGCTCTTCATCGACGCCGGGGACCTGCACGGCATCACGCCGGTCATCATTGCCGCCTCCCACCCGAAGTTCGTCCGGCTCCTGGAAAAGCTGCTGCTGCGCTACCCCACCCTGGAGCACCGCACCGACAACCATGCCACGGCCCTCACCATTGCCCTGCGCAACGGCAATCCCGATGGCGCCGCCGCGCTGATCCGCCACGGGGCGAATATCCTGACCCATGACGGCCTCCACACCCCGCTCACGCTGGTGCACCGCGGGATCGAAACCTACCCCGAAATCGCCGACAGCTACCGCCGCCTGTTCCGGGTCATGCTTGACCGCGGTGCGCACACCGATATCCCCACGAACCGCGCGGGGTGGACCCCGCTTTTTCACACCGTGGCCCGGCGCCAGGATGAGGGGATCAAAAAACATCTTCGCCTGCTGATGCAGCTCGGAAGCGATGTCAACTATACCGACAAGAACGGGCGCACGGCCCTGATGGTCGCCGCATCGATGGGACGGCAGTCCGCGGTCGAAGTCCTTATCAGCAACTATGCGGACATCGACCGGATCGATCACTACGGCTGGAGCGCCCTGATGCTGGCCGTCTACTACAACCACATCGACGTCTGCCGTTTCCTGTGCGAATGCGGCTGCGACGTCAACCGTATCTCGCCGCAGGGGATGAGTGCCATGCGCATCGCGCAGAAACATCAGCGCAGACGTATTGTCGAACTGCTGCAGGAGTATGGTGCGATCGAGATCAACAGTGACGAAGCGTCGGAGTAG
- a CDS encoding HIT domain-containing protein, which produces MRAAFPTAVTVEIAASDRKPAVTKSAARKTTLATVDLPLLFIEIHDSEIPWLKIFVRRSVREFSECTAVEKTAIWDALDVIEREMLDYYRPEKINIASFGNMLPQVHWHIMARFKEDSYFPEPMWGPRQREGVLALPPMEPFLENLRRKLLPES; this is translated from the coding sequence ATGAGAGCAGCCTTCCCGACCGCCGTCACGGTGGAGATCGCCGCGTCGGACCGGAAACCCGCCGTCACAAAAAGCGCCGCGCGGAAGACCACCTTGGCCACAGTTGACCTCCCCCTTCTTTTCATAGAGATCCACGACAGCGAAATACCGTGGCTGAAGATCTTCGTGCGCCGCAGCGTACGCGAATTCAGCGAATGCACGGCTGTTGAGAAAACGGCGATCTGGGACGCCCTTGACGTGATCGAGCGGGAGATGCTTGACTACTACCGCCCCGAAAAAATCAATATCGCCTCTTTCGGCAATATGCTTCCGCAGGTACACTGGCACATTATGGCCCGTTTCAAAGAGGACAGCTACTTCCCCGAGCCCATGTGGGGGCCGAGGCAGCGCGAAGGTGTGCTCGCGCTGCCGCCGATGGAGCCTTTCCTCGAAAACCTGCGCCGTAAACTCCTCCCCGAATCCTGA
- the holA gene encoding DNA polymerase III subunit delta, which translates to MKRQELDNLIRQGNAPGAVMLYGESHFLIEHYTKQLAAVEDPNILSVYFDEYQFASAKAHLSQGSLFGGRNVLIVKSEKKLPKNDLTALIGLVQKNPGNLFIYAYFGTDFKKSATAAFGPKSGGADVRLFRPFPAEARQIVLNEAAARGINLDPYAATHLLESQNGDLALTINELDKFSLLQGRIGIKEIDELVYGVAEVKVDQLIDTLLQKQDFVPLMRRLLEHGEDEIRLLTALSNHIAQLYLFYASIRLNGAADSAKILGYKLPPRIEQERSQQSVRFKQPQYTRLMALLGETELQMKSAGGGSKNALLAAAFLKVQSLL; encoded by the coding sequence ATGAAACGGCAGGAGCTTGACAACCTCATCCGCCAGGGCAACGCCCCGGGCGCCGTCATGCTCTACGGCGAGAGCCACTTCCTGATCGAGCACTACACCAAACAGCTGGCCGCCGTCGAGGACCCGAACATCCTCAGCGTCTACTTTGACGAGTACCAGTTCGCGAGCGCCAAAGCCCACCTCTCGCAGGGGTCGCTTTTCGGCGGCCGCAACGTTCTCATCGTCAAAAGCGAAAAAAAGCTGCCGAAAAACGACCTCACTGCCCTGATCGGACTGGTACAGAAGAATCCCGGCAACCTCTTCATCTACGCCTATTTCGGTACCGATTTCAAAAAAAGCGCCACCGCTGCCTTCGGCCCGAAATCGGGCGGAGCCGACGTCCGGCTCTTCCGTCCTTTCCCCGCCGAAGCACGCCAGATCGTGCTCAACGAGGCCGCCGCAAGGGGGATCAATCTCGATCCCTACGCCGCCACCCACCTGCTCGAATCGCAAAACGGCGACCTGGCCCTCACCATCAACGAACTGGACAAGTTCTCCCTGCTGCAGGGCCGCATCGGCATCAAGGAGATCGACGAGCTTGTCTACGGCGTCGCCGAAGTCAAGGTCGACCAGCTGATCGACACCCTGCTGCAGAAACAGGATTTCGTCCCCCTGATGCGCCGCCTGCTCGAACACGGCGAAGATGAGATAAGGCTGCTGACGGCGCTCTCAAACCATATCGCCCAGCTCTATCTCTTCTACGCCTCCATCCGCCTGAACGGCGCGGCGGATTCGGCCAAGATCCTCGGCTATAAACTTCCCCCGCGCATCGAGCAGGAGCGTTCACAGCAGAGCGTGCGTTTCAAGCAGCCGCAGTACACCCGCCTGATGGCCCTGCTCGGCGAGACGGAGCTTCAGATGAAATCGGCCGGCGGCGGGAGTAAAAACGCTCTGCTGGCCGCCGCCTTCTTAAAGGTCCAGTCGCTTTTATAG
- a CDS encoding single-stranded DNA-binding protein produces MFNKVILVGNLTRDIELRYTQGGMAIAKTGIATNRKFKKQSGEMVDETMFIDITFFGRSGEIANQYLRKGSKVLVEGRLMLEQWTDQNGQKRSKHSVNVEEMKMLDGRGDMEQQGGYGAPTGNGGYNAPSSQGYNAPQQGYNPPKQPQPQNAYQPPKQQMPENTIPEIDIDEDEIPF; encoded by the coding sequence ATGTTCAACAAAGTCATCCTGGTAGGCAATCTTACACGCGACATTGAGCTGCGCTACACGCAAGGCGGTATGGCCATCGCCAAAACCGGCATTGCGACCAACCGCAAGTTCAAGAAACAGAGCGGCGAAATGGTCGATGAAACGATGTTCATCGATATCACCTTTTTCGGCCGCAGCGGCGAGATCGCAAACCAGTACCTTCGCAAGGGGAGCAAAGTCCTCGTCGAAGGCAGACTGATGCTTGAACAGTGGACCGATCAGAACGGGCAGAAACGCTCGAAGCATTCCGTCAACGTCGAAGAGATGAAAATGCTCGACGGACGCGGCGACATGGAACAGCAGGGAGGCTACGGTGCCCCGACGGGCAACGGCGGCTACAACGCCCCGAGTTCCCAGGGCTACAATGCACCGCAGCAGGGCTACAACCCGCCGAAGCAGCCGCAGCCGCAGAACGCCTACCAGCCGCCGAAACAGCAGATGCCGGAGAACACGATTCCGGAAATCGATATCGACGAAGACGAAATCCCATTCTAG
- the serB gene encoding phosphoserine phosphatase SerB: MRLCVFDFDSTLMDGETIDFFAEALGIGEEVAAITERAMNGELDFFESLQQRVKLLKGLDVETVERISRNLPYMPGAKETIAALKAEGITVVCFSGGFRTATSYAKDILGFDADFSNALHAKEGKLTGEVGGDMMFNWSKGDMLVRLQELLKVTPEETMVVGDGANDISMFAHAGTRVAFCAKPVLKEAANIIIDTKDLREILGRLV; the protein is encoded by the coding sequence ATGCGGCTATGTGTGTTTGATTTTGACTCGACGTTGATGGACGGAGAGACCATCGATTTTTTTGCCGAGGCGCTGGGAATCGGCGAAGAGGTCGCCGCCATCACGGAGCGGGCCATGAACGGGGAGCTTGACTTCTTCGAGAGCCTTCAGCAGCGCGTCAAGCTGCTCAAAGGGCTGGATGTGGAGACCGTCGAGCGCATCAGCCGCAATCTTCCCTATATGCCGGGTGCCAAAGAGACGATCGCGGCATTGAAAGCCGAGGGGATCACCGTGGTCTGTTTCAGCGGCGGGTTCCGGACGGCGACCTCCTATGCCAAAGATATCCTCGGCTTTGACGCGGACTTCTCCAATGCGTTGCACGCCAAAGAGGGCAAACTGACCGGCGAAGTCGGCGGGGATATGATGTTCAACTGGTCCAAAGGGGATATGCTCGTGCGGTTGCAGGAGCTGCTCAAGGTGACACCGGAGGAGACGATGGTGGTCGGGGACGGTGCCAACGACATCAGCATGTTCGCGCATGCCGGCACACGGGTCGCTTTCTGTGCGAAACCGGTTTTGAAAGAGGCGGCGAACATTATCATCGACACCAAAGATCTCCGCGAGATCCTGGGACGGCTCGTATGA